The following coding sequences lie in one Fusarium poae strain DAOMC 252244 chromosome 1, whole genome shotgun sequence genomic window:
- a CDS encoding hypothetical protein (TransMembrane:2 (i68-89o109-131i)) translates to MQIVFRDDRNNSSPMTVVSQFSSGHAYRRNPGTTAGTSAWQTLIHTRPSWDKFVLSIRLDRAQLSNEMVMVMILNLAAPNTMAAIKSLMTRDTVAHQLAKRQNWASKEAGVIVVFCIVGVVAIGLISLFLYKKAAARKANKASAV, encoded by the exons ATGCAGATTGTTTTTCGCGATGATCGCAACAATTCTTCACCTATGACCGTCGTCTCTCAGTTCAGCTCTGGTCACGCATATCGTCGCAATCCTGGTACAACTGCCGGCACCAGCGCTTGGCAGACCCTCATCCACACCAGACCTTCTTGGGACAAATTTGTTCTGTCAATTCGTCTCGACAGGGCTCAATTGAGCAACGAGATGGTCATGGTTATGATACT TAATCTCGCCGCTCCTAACACAATGGCCGCTATCAAGTCTCTCATGACCCGCGACACGGTCGCCCACCAGCTCGCCAAGCGCCAGAACTGGGCTTCTAAGGAGGCTGGCGTTATCGTTGTCTTCTGCATCGTTGGTGTTG TCGCCATCGGCCTTATCAGTCTTTTCCTTTAcaagaaggctgctgccCGCAAGGCCAACAAGGCCTCCGCCGTCTAA
- a CDS encoding hypothetical protein (BUSCO:43989at5125), with the protein MNRSTIWRNAPASTLVRYTYRKQRPIVQCRSFTYSRYVGREYDPRIRAVGRAISDDYALIREKYDTPKYPIVLAHGLFGFAELSLSPYFPSVEYWHGIRDALTAQGVTVLTPAVPPSSSIADRAAALRSALEAHAPVPEAVTIVAHSMGGLDARYMLSHLEPLPVRVAALVTVATPHRGSAFADYLLDEEVSPVHHYLPQLYKTLERAGLGTAAFSQLTRRYMAEEFNPSTPDQPDVRYFSYGAAVERPALLSPFRHPHAVMTQAEGPNDGLVSVESSSWGTYKGTLLGVSHLDLINWSNRVGWTVREWMGIKKNFNAIAFYLDIADMLAKEGF; encoded by the exons ATGAACAGATCTACAATATGGCGCAACGCGCCCGCTTCAACCCTGGTCAGATACACATACCGCAAACAGCGTCCCATAGTTCAATGTCGGAGCTTCACTTATAGTCGCTATGTTGGCCGTGAATATGACCCAAGGATAAGAGCTGTAGGGAGGGCAATATCCGATGACTATGCTCTAATACGAGAGAAATACG ATACCCCCAAATATCCCATCGTCCTCGCACATGGCCTGTTTGGCTTCGCTGAACTAAGCCTCTCTCCCTACTTCCCATCAGTAGAATACTGGCATGGGATTCGCGATGCCCTCACCGCGCAAGGCGTCACCGTTCTGACTCCCGCCGTCCCTCCATCGTCTTCTATTGCCGATCGCGCCGCCGCTCTCCGCTCCGCGCTCGAAGCGCACGCTCCAGTCCCAGAGGCTGTCACCATCGTCGCACACAGCATGGGCGGTCTTGACGCCCGATATATGCTGTCGCACCTTGAGCCTCTCCCCGTTCGCGTTGCAGCACTCGTCACCGTTGCCACCCCGCACCGAGGCAGTGCCTTTGCGGACTATCTTCTTGACGAAGAGGTCTCGCCAGTACATCATTACTTGCCCCAGCTGTACAAGACTCTTGAGAGAGCAGGTCTAGGTACAGCGGCCTTTTCGCAGCTGACAAGACGGTACATGGCGGAGGAGTTCAATCCGAGTACGCCGGACCAACCCGACGTACGGTACTTTTCCTACGGGGCGGCAGTGGAGCGGCCGGCGCTGCTGAGTCCATTCCGACACCCACATGCCGTCATGACGCAAGCGGAGGGACCCAACGACGGTCTTGTGAGCGTGGAGAGTAGTTCCTGGGGTACATATAAAGGCACGCTGTTGGGCGTGAGCCACTTGGATCTCATCAACTGGTCTAACCGCGTAGGATGGACAGTTCGGGAGTGGATGGGGATCAAAAAGAATTTCAACGCCATTGCCTTTTACCTTGACATAGCAGACATGTTAGCCAAGGAGGGTTTTTAA
- a CDS encoding hypothetical protein (BUSCO:24647at5125), with protein MSIRIALDNQPEFYTNLDFIQGRVILGINRNEQIGSIVVKLEGESGTALQAPHAFDPQNMGRIQAGPQRPPGSIATENHKILYKLQQVFPDDYYASSSNPYGAYPLQAGEHEFPFKFKLPINNACSDPMAMSKIGGMANVGGFGGGGMFGIGGVRVMDGSKQLYLRHVTRTLPPSLTGYPGEAEIRYYIKVTIQRPGLLKENWRYQIGLKFLPIEPPRPKPTTQEAFARRPFTFRPQSPQPEKKRSSLFNFGSSSESKSASNTDPSADIAPAPAIEVSARLPHPSILTCNKPIPLRLIAKKLNNNPEQVYLVSFQMELIGRTDVRALELHNQKINRWVVVSNPTINIPLTTGPDDEVGKELVIPDHVWKSIPLPNTVAPSFATCNLSRKYELEIKLGLAWGQPKKGLTTKSPPVIILPLHFAQVEVYSGITPPAELVETARSTRPGRATFTNSTPPRLPPRQNSVHVSPPQQQRPSQAFNQVPAQPPHDPLYPPQLSPGQDAPPYDDAPPSYDEAVAENLAGPFDGMQSRPAYSGVTNENAPSQLPPEKS; from the coding sequence ATGTCTATCCGAATAGCGCTGGACAACCAGCCCGAATTCTACACGAACCTCGATTTCATTCAAGGCCGAGTTATCCTCGGCATCAATCGCAACGAACAGATCGGCAGCATTGTTGTCAAGCTTGAAGGAGAGTCAGGGACTGCCTTGCAAGCCCCTCATGCATTTGATCCCCAAAACATGGGCAGAATTCAAGCTGGCCCTCAACGACCTCCCGGCAGCATAGCAACAGAGAACCACAAAATCTTGTACAAGCTACAACAAGTCTTTCCAGACGACTATTATGCTAGCTCCTCGAACCCATATGGCGCGTATCCGCTCCAGGCCGGCGAGCACGAGTTCCCATTCAAGTTCAAACTCCCCATCAACAATGCATGCAGCGACCCAATGGCCATGTCTAAAATCGGCGGCATGGCCAACGTCGGAGGGTTTGGGGGTGGAGGTATGTTTGGTATCGGTGGTGTGAGAGTCATGGACGGTAGCAAGCAACTCTACCTTCGTCATGTCACTCGCACGTTACCCCCCTCGTTGACAGGTTATCCTGGAGAGGCAGAGATCCGCTACTATATCAAAGTTACAATACAACGGCCAGGACTGCTCAAGGAAAACTGGAGGTATCAAATAGGATTGAAGTTCTTGCCTATTGAGCCTCCCAGGCCAAAACCGACGACTCAGGAAGCTTTTGCCCGTCGTCCTTTTACGTTCCGACCACAGTCCCCTCAGCCAGAGAAGAAACGCTCTTCCCTCTTCAACTTTGGTAgcagctctgaatccaaaTCTGCTTCTAATACAGATCCTTCTGCGGACATTGCTCCGGCGCCTGCAATCGAGGTATCGGCTCGCCTACCTCACCCCAGCATCTTGACTTGCAATAAGCCAATTCCCCTGCGTCTAATcgccaagaagctcaacaACAATCCAGAACAAGTATACTTGGTCTCGTTCCAGATGGAGCTCATTGGGCGAACTGATGTCCGCGCACTTGAGCTTCACAACCAAAAGATCAACCGATGGGTCGTTGTTTCTAACCCCACCATCAATATCCCGTTGACCACGGGTCCCGATGACGAGGTTGGAAAGGAGTTGGTGATTCCAGATCATGTGTGGAAGAGCATACCTCTACCAAACACCGTGGCCCCTTCTTTCGCCACATGTAATCTTTCGAGAAAATATGAACTTGAAATCAAGCTGGGACTGGCGTGGGGTCAGCCCAAGAAGGGGCTGACCACCAAAAGCCCGCCAGTCATTATCCTGCCTCTGCACTTTGCTCAAGTGGAGGTTTACTCCGGTATCACTCCTCCAGCTGAacttgttgagacagcaagGTCAACACGGCCTGGGCGCGCAACCTTTACAAACAGCACTCCTCCTCGTCTGCCACCCAGGCAGAATTCCGTCCATGTATCACCTCCACAACAGCAACGACCTTCTCAAGCGTTCAACCAAGTTCCCGCTCAGCCACCTCACGATCCTCTTTACCCACCGCAATTATCCCCAGGACAGGACGCACCTCCGTACGACGATGCTCCGCCCAGTTACGACGAGGCTGTTGCCGAGAACTTGGCTGGTCCCTTTGATGGGATGCAATCCCGACCAGCTTACAGTGGTGTTACCAACGAGAACGCACCTAGCCAGTTGCCTCCTGAGAAGAGCTAA
- a CDS encoding hypothetical protein (TransMembrane:7 (o22-42i49-70o82-104i125-147o159-188i209-226o246-264i)) → MPGDCGSTCPASDGFYNYSPSVGGNAVLLTVFALLSLAALYFGTRSKTYLFSLVLTTGLFLEVLGFIGRILLHSKRDDQGHFFLVLFGTVLGPSLMSLAIFIVLPHILSIYGRPICPFRPLVAGLIFWGLAAVTIVFELVGVIFTAYETKSFNRKQGAAIAATGLAIQALSLIACTGLHFWFTLSLSTRRGTLDARHSQIYSSSQFKKFLMAMEMASALLIVYSFYRLVEFADGVSGDVFQNQAAFMVIGGVLPFLAASLLTIIHPGDAFAEAWDPTSPKSLKRQSRPDPVQSPSGHPVHHLYDPDIRKQVSPTTPKHQRNSGGPPEMPEGSMGLPAHPKPTPKPPSPRQPREPGAPRKGPPLPLNLTAVRASRNSYRNEQRGIAPKDMVPDGELW, encoded by the exons ATGCCAGGCGATTGCGGATCGACCTGTCCGGCCTCTGATGGCTTCTACAATTATAGTCCGAGTGTAGGTGGTAACGCCGTGTTACTCACCGTCTTTGCTCTGCTTTCTCTTGCTGCACTATACTTTGGAACTCGATCCAAGACCTACCTCTTCTCCCTCGTACTCACAACCGGACTCTTTCTCGAAGTGCTGGGATTTATTGGCCGAATTCTGCTTCACTCAAAACGGGATGACCAGGGACACTTTTTTCTCGTTCTGTTTGGAACTGTTCTGGGCCCATCACTAATGAGCCTCGCCATCTTCATTGTCCTTCCTCACATCCTTAGCATATATGGGAGGCCGATTTGCCCATTTAGACCGCTAGTGGCTGGCCTGATCTTCTGGGGACTCGCTGCTGTCACCATCGTGTTCGAGCTTGTCGGCGTCATCTTCACAGCGTACGAAACGAAGAGCTTTAAC CGAAAGCAGGGAGCAGCGATTGCTGCTACAGGCTTAGCTATACAAGCTTTATCCTTAATAGCATGCACTGGGCTGCACTTTTGGTTCACACTCAGCTTAAGTACTCGACGAGGAACTCTCGATGCCCGCCATTCACAAATTTACTCATCATCGCAATTCAAGAAATTCCTCATGG CAATGGAGATGGCATCTGCTCTCCTGATTGTCTATTCCTTCTACCGACTTGTCGAATTTGCAGATGGTGTTTCAGGCGATGTGTTCCAGAACCAAGCTGCCTTTATGGTTATTGGGGGAGTGCTACCGTTTTTGGCCGCATCCCTCTTGACTATTATTCATCCTGGGGACGCTTTCGCTGAGGCCTGGGATCCGACGTCACCTAAAAGTCTTAAACGCCAAAGCCGACCTGATCCTGTGCAGTCTCCCAGCGGCCACCCTGTCCACCACTTATACGATCCAGATATTCGCAAACAAGTCTCCCCGACCACCCCAAAACACCAGCGGAATTCTGGCGGACCGCCTGAGATGCCCGAGGGCTCCATGGGGCTGCCTGCGCATCCCAAGCCTACACCAAAACCACCAAGCCCTCGACAACCGAGGGAACCCGGTGCTCCTCGCAAAGGGCCACCCCTACCTTTAAATCTTACAGCTGTTCGAGCATCACGAAACAGTTACAGAAACGAACAGAGGGGTATAGCACCCAAGGACATGGTACCTGATGGAGAATTGTGGTGA
- a CDS encoding hypothetical protein (TransMembrane:7 (o28-46i58-79o107-124i136-157o187-208i220-240o260-281i)), whose product MEESEGMVLLTRAKVDPNDSDGHAISDLNIALIVITSVLVIMRLYVRGIVVRGLGWDDLFAILAWGNVTALSCVEFLLVTKGVGTHMDKVPKEALVEMFSLMPVDKMLFISSGCFVRLSIVLCLPRIYRARSFMTFIYGASMATIIVSATSLLFLVFSCSPPADVFNAGKQDRQCVSNFTLGRMRQAHSIATTIINIFIMGLTIKAVSTTQRTRAKTIKRIVILILGLFVIVSTFVRVVMLLTTDLSIDTTYKMLRTQAWFPIEVHIGLWCSCLLALEPLVDPSSNPRNYNHYSMRKLSKSSAWDPQDDVWQRDLMTANPKVLIHGEPRDPKGKRKASNAESEADIEMLENERGIKLTTEFSVHVESRDNPSREGLQERVSKTPAWSTF is encoded by the exons ATGGAAGAGAGCGAGGGAATGGTGTTGTTGACGAGGGCAAAGGTCGACCCCAACGACAGTGACGGTCATGCCATTTCGGATCTCAACATCGCACTTATAGTCATCACAAGTGTCTTGGTGATTATGCGGCTATACGTTAGAGGCATAGTTGTCAGGGGTCTTGGGTGGGATGATTTATTTGCTATTCTGGCTTGG GGTAATGTCACCGCCTTATCATGCGTAGAATTCCTTCTAGTGACGAAAGGTGTTGGAACTCATATGGATAAAGTGCCCAAAGAGGCATTGGTTGAGATGTTTTCA TTAATGCCTGTTGACAAAATGCTTTTCATATCGTCGGGTTGTTTTGTAAGACTGTCGATTGTGCTTTGCCTTCCTCGCATTTACAGAGCCA GGTCTTTCATGACATTCATTTATGGTGCCTCTATGGCAACTATCATTGTCTCTGCGACTtcccttctcttccttgtaTTCTCGTGCAGTCCTCCAGC TGATGTCTTTAATGCCGGAAAACAAGACAGGCAGTGTGTCTCAAACTTTACTCTGGGTCGTATGAGACAGGCGCACTCTATCGCGACGACGATTAtcaatatttttataatggGCCTCACAATCAAGGCCGTATCTACAACTCAAAGGACACGCGCCAAAACCATCAAACGGATAGTCATCCTTATTCTTGGTTTGTTCGTTATTGTCTCAACCTTTGTCAGAGTCGTGATGCTGTTGACAACTGACTTGAGCATCGATAC AACTTACAAGATGCTTCGCACACAAGCTTGGTTCCCTATAGAGGTTCACATCGGACTCTGGTGCAGctgcttgcttgctttggAGCCACTAGTGGACCCAAGCAGCAACCCCAGGAACTACAACCATTACAGTATGAGAAAGCTCTCTAAAAGTAGCGCTTGGGATCCACAGGATGATGTCTGGCAGAGAGACCTGATGACGGCGAATCCGAAAGTCTTGATTCACGGTGAACCAAGAGACCCGAAAGGGAAGAGAAAGGCATCAAACGCGGAATCAGAAGCTGATATCGAGATGTTGGAAAACGAAAGGGGAATCAAATTGACTACTGAGTTCTCTGTACACGTGGAAAGCCGTGATAACCCCAGCAGGGAAGGGTTGCAGGAGAGAGTGTCCAAGACACCAGCATGGAGTACCTTTTGA
- the LXR4 gene encoding L-xylo-3-hexulose reductase, whose translation MASTHRPYDLKLGIVTGGSRGIGAAVAARLAAKGCNLLLVYTSESSTEPTRKLRNQLSSSHNIQCTSVQADLGSPSEAVPKIIDAAKSFHASYSSSKPFQIDVLINNAGVSSNQHMNDTKQGAINELEFHRVYNINVLAPLLLTQAVAPHLPTNRSGRIVNVSSVSSSIGYQGQSVYAGSKAALEAMTRTWSRELATRATVNAVNPGPAWGDMYAAAGQTFWDINQPYVDVAPLAQYDGEPEILAKAGSDAERFDRIVRESMGGRRPGFTSEIAGTIDMLCSEESGWTTGSVICANGGMKMSIS comes from the exons ATGGCTAGTACTCATCGACCCTACGACTTAAAACTTGGGATAGTGACTGGAGGTTCACGAG GTATTGGTGCAGCAGTTGCTGCAAGATTGGCTGCTAAAGGATGTAACCTTCTCCTCGTCTACACTTCCGAGTCATCCACAGAACCGACAAGGAAGCTACGTAATCAGCTCTCGTCTTCACACAACATCCAATGCACTTCAGTGCAGGCCGACCTGGGTAGTCCTTCTGAGGCCGTACCTAAGATTATCGACGCCGCAAAGTCATTCCATGCTTCGTATAGCTCAAGCAAACCCTTCCAAATTGATGTTCTGATCAACAATGCTGGCGTCTCTTCTAACCAGCACATGAACGATACTAAGCAAGGGGCTATAAATGAACTCGAGTTTCACCGCGTCTACAATATCAATGTTCTGGCTCCCCTCCTCTTAACTCAAGCAGTTGCTCCCCATCTTCCTACCAACCGCAGCGGACGTATCGTAAACGTCTCTAGTGTTTCGTCGTCTATCGGGTACCAGGGCCAATCGGTCTACGCCGGAAGTAAAGCAGCTTTGGAAGCCATGACACGGACCTGGAGCCGTGAGCTGGCTACTCGTGCTACCGTTAACGCTGTTAATCCTGGACCGGCCTGGGGCGACATGTACGCAGCCGCCGGACAAACTTTCTGGGATATCAACCAGCCTTATGTTGATGTAGCTCCATTGGCTCAGTATGACGGCGAACCGGAGATCTTGGCCAAGGCAGGGTCCGACGCTGAGAGATTTGATCGGATAGTGCGTGAGTCGATGGGTGGACGAAGGCCAGGATTTACGTCTGAAATCGCTGGCACAATTGACATGCTATGTTCGGAAGAGAGTGGCTGGACGACTGGTAGCGTCATTTGTGCTAACGGTGGAATGAAAATGTCAATCTCTTAG
- a CDS encoding hypothetical protein (TransMembrane:7 (o26-47i85-105o125-146i158-181o193-212i219-240o246-263i)) translates to MVSHPSHSDPAFLAKLAHRQQMNYDAMTFFAGAMASFYFVICISLLLRRLCVEVGASRKPGITTAIFRYMRAPALGNIPGLPPGGYTFAILGYLVINAVVTFTYLDNENMPFLSNIASRTGWMAIANMLIVILLSLKNTPVAILIASSYERLNILHRVAGYTTLIFAMVHASTYTAVFGAQNFLQRLLAKEEIFGMVALGSFITLSFAGAVLRAWWYELFYYIHINVWVLAVMTTGLHQPEPGKKVLYIVCVSAGIWAVGRIVRFGRLAANSINNTVTLTPLPNGGTRVTLAKAPVGSTSGKHGFLWVPAVRALETHPFTMVAVDPVEFVISAYDGFTQKLHDCALQNPGIKLKASVEGPYGMLPDIKGYGKVMLVAGGSGASFTVGAALNMLKKLDRSEEVVIEFIWMIRNQAYMSWFAQHLETLHRDHRVSTRVYVTRASATESAPHRQPSTSSTTSSSSTFVDHNTEKDIITQPGTAVIARSSPDLEKDGIPSPASITAHPSQGDTVVFSGRPDVASLVKGSIESTPSDKRVLVMGCGPKTLMSAVQNAAADAIMDNGAGVELHLEKFGW, encoded by the exons ATGGTGAGCCATCCCTCCCATTCGGATCCGGCGTTTCTCGCCAAACTTGCTCATCGCCAACAAATGAACTACGATGCTATGACTTTCTTTGCTGGTGCCATGGCCAGCTTTTATTTTGTCATCTGCATATCCCTTCTTCTTAGACGACTTTGTGTTGAAGTGGGCGCCTCGCGCAAACCAGGCATCACCACGGCGATCTTTAG ATACATGAGAGCTCCCGCTCTCGGAAACATCCCAGGATTGCCACCGGGAGGATATACTTTTGCTATCCTCGGGTACCTTGTCATCAATGCCGTCGTCACTTTTACGTACTTGGACAATGAGAACATGCCATTCCTTTCCAATATAGCTTCTCGGACTGGATG GATGGCTATTGCCAACATGCTTATTGTCATTCTCCTTTCTCTCAAGAATACACCCGTCGCTATTCTAATAGCCTCGTCTTATGAGCGCCTGAACATCCTCCATCGTGTTGCCGGTTATACCACCCTCATATTTGCGATGGTACACGCAAGTACCTACACTGCCGTGTTCGGGGCCCAAAACTTTCTCCAACGTTTGCTCGCAAAGGAAGAGATATTTGGCATGGTTGCGCTCGGCTCTTTCATCACACTTTCATTCGCGGGTGCTGTACTTCGGGCCTGGTGGTACGAATTATTCTACTATATCCACATCAACGTCTGGGTCCTCGCCGTTATGACGACTGGCCTCCACCAGCCAGAGCCTGGTAAGAAGGTCCTATACATCGTGTGCGTTTCTGCTGGGATCTGGGCCGTCGGTCGCATTGTCCGCTTTGGCCGTCTGGCCGCCAACAGCATAAACAACACTGTCACACTCACGCCTCTTCCCAACGGCGGGACTCGTGTAACTCTCGCAAAAGCTCCTGTTGGGTCTACATCCGGAAAACACGGCTTTCTCTGGGTCCCTGCTGTGCGCGCCCTTGAGACTCATCCATTCACTATGGTTGCAGTCGACCCCGTGGAATTTGTCATCTCAGCGTACGATGGATTTACCCAAAAGTTGCACGACTGTGCGCTTCAAAATCCCGGGATCAAACTAAAGGCATCAGTGGAAGGTCCTTACGGTATGCTGCCTGATATTAAGGGGTACGGCAAAGTAATGCTCGTAGCTGGAGGCAGCGGCGCCAGTTTTACAGTGGGTGCGGCTCTTAATATGCTCAAGAAGCTGGACAGGAGCGAAGAGGTCGTCATCGAGTTCATCTGGATGATCAGAAATCAAG CATACATGTCTTGGTTTGCCCAACATCTCGAGACCCTGCACCGAGATCACCGCGTCTCTACAAGAGTCTATGTAACACGCGCTTCAGCAACCGAAAGCGCCCCCCATAGACAACCTTCCACGTCTTCCACTACGTCTTCCAGCAGTACTTTCGTCGATCATAACACAGAGAAAGATATCATCACTCAGCCTGGTACAGCTGTAATTGCTAGGTCATCGCCCGACCTCGAGAAAGATGGTATCCCATCGCCCGCATCGATCACGGCCCATCCATCCCAAGGCGACACCGTCGTTTTTTCTGGGAGGCCAGACGTTGCTTCTCTGGTCAAGGGAAGTATAGAAAGCACGCCGTCAGACAAACGTGTGCTAGTCATGGGCTGTGGGCCAAAGACACTCATGTCGGCCGTTCAaaatgctgctgctgatgctATCATGGACAACGGGGCGGGTGTCGAGTTGCATCTGGAGAAATTTGGGTGGTGA